Proteins from a genomic interval of Oncorhynchus kisutch isolate 150728-3 linkage group LG28, Okis_V2, whole genome shotgun sequence:
- the LOC109872423 gene encoding MAP7 domain-containing protein 2 isoform X3, which translates to MAETAVNAASSGALTGLTQPSVAEKRSQSNGHGSPARVALYPGSLAAKHNEVLSPPSVTEKRPQLNGLPSTLLLPGNNTNNHAGKQYVEGYLRTDDRMRLAKERREERDKGLAVREQAIREKERRAQLQYERTVEERWRKLEEQRQREEVRRAAVEEKRRQRLEEEKERLEALMKRSLERSLQLEQRPKRWTWGGPGGAQGDCENAPLLASTFPHELAAPLPAASESAPCSPHRSPYRGSPSRVDRRRLQGSPEESPAGSRSTPQTPKKERLRRERRTGSPATGSSVRRAESPAMYTRRSASPATPKLLPKSRTQSPCTVRQYHPSPIRHRPTTPVPDGNKEDGHVEEAKSHNNINDRNVSKPETPVKSMSDIQSPEKSSQADNPEKKLAKTETPEKRFPKTETPGMNLKGEISERKDSMTDTSDKKASKIDTPDKKMPKSTSSELNADKSTEPSPVTTTGKGVAGTTNAEEASRLLAERRRLARVQKELEEKQHVEREEKERLKAEQLRRRKAEERARQEEEKSRQEDLRRKRAEEEKQQREVREKELQVQMDREKEEGEFQAQKDAESQRQEREMLKLQEEEERQLRKKRIEEIMKRTRKSDENQEEMKQEEGQVETQPVSPPGDMQMSSKMNVETNAQVNVHENPKAESQVNGQAAACVNKQDSALVKGQATDQVTPLKNILEKGQNAQQVNGQGAAQALKQESVLVKGKVPSHVIKQENAQVNVQVKNQEGTKVSSQATAQLKTEESTQVNVTLTTQTIGQGVQTNKLSLALVPPPLINLELLDVKSRGAYDEVQSMEVSPVSKEELISIPEFSPVNEVQENAMSNTRALEDLLDLTGHVAYPKLSHVDSLGDCNKNLIDGLCSPGADSKLILHPHTSTTSSCQNPGLASHDGRSRGK; encoded by the exons GATTGACTCAACCATCAGTTGCAGAGAAGAGATCCCAAAGCAACGGCCATGGCTCCCCAGCCCGTGTGGCACTCTATCCAGGGAGCCTAGCTGCGAAACACA ATGAGGTGCTGAGCCCACCCTCGGTCACAGAGAAGAGGCCCCAGCTCAATGGGCTCCCCTCCACTTTACTTCTGCCAGGCAACAACACTAACAATCATGCAGGTAAACAGT ACGTGGAAGGGTATCTGAGGACAGATGACCGGATGCGTTTAGCCAAAGAGAGACGTGAGGAGAGAGATAAAGGTCTAG CTGTGCGAGAGCAGGCAATCAGGGAGAAAGAGCGGCGGGCTCAGCTGCAGTATGAGCGTACGGTGGAGGAACGCTGGAGGAAGCTggaggagcagagacagagagaggaggtccGCAGAGCTGCTgtggaggaaaagaggaggcagaggctagaggaggagaag GAGCGGCTGGAGGCTCTGATGAAACGCTCCCTGGAACGCAGCCTGCAGCTGGAGCAGAGGCCCAAACGCTGGACATGGGGCGGACCTGGAGGAGCACAGG GTGACTGTGAGAATGCCCCTCTCCTTGCCTCCACCTTTCCCCATGAACTCGCCGCCCCCCTTCCTGCTGCCAGCGAATCCG CTCCCTGCAGCCCCCACAGGTCACCCTATCGGGGCTCGCCAAGCCGGGTTGATCGACGGAGGctccagggctctccagaggagtCACCAGCAGGATCTCGCTCAACCCCTCAAACCCCCAAG AAAGAGAGGTTacgcagagagagaaggactggCTCCCCAGCGACAGGCTCCTCTGTGAGAAGAGCAGAATCCCCAGCCATGTACACCAGACGCTCAGCCTCCCCCGCCACCCCCAA GTTGCTGCCTAAGAGCCGTACTCAGTCTCCCTGCACTGTGCGCCAGTACCACCCCTCTCCCATCAGGCACAGACCCACCACCCCGGTTCCCGACGGCAACAAGGAGGATGGACATGTTGAAGAAGCCAAAAGTCACAACAACATCAATGACAGAAATGTCTCCAAGCCAGAAACCCCTGTGAAAAGTATGTCTGATATCCAGAGCCCTGAGAAGTCTTCCCAAGCAGACAACCCTGAAAAAAAACTGGCCAAAACTGAGACCCCAGAAAAGAGATTCCCCAAAACTGAGACCCCCGGTATGAACTTAAAAGGTGAGATTTCTGAAAGAAAGGACTCTATGACTGACACATCTGATAAGAAAGCCTCCAAAATAGACACCCCAGATAAGAAGATGCCAAAGTCCACCAGCAGTGAACTGAATGCAGATAAGAGCACAG AGCCATCGCCAGTGACAACAACAGGGAAAGGAGTTGCCGGGACGACAAACGCAGAGGAAGCATCCAGACTGCTAGCAGAGCGTAGGCGTCTGGCCAGGGTGCAGAAGGAGTTGGAGGAGAAACAACATGTTGAGCGGGAGGAGAAGGAACG TCTGAAGGCGGAGCAGCTGAGGAGGAGAAAGGCAGAGGAGCGGGCacgacaggaggaggagaagagcagaCAGGAGGACCTCCGCAGGAAGAGAGCGGAAGAGGAGAAGCAGCAAAGGGAGGTCCGGGAGAAGGAGCTACAGGTCCAGATGGacagagag AAGGAAGAGGGCGAGTTTCAGGCTCAGAAGGATGCAGAGAGTCAGcgtcaggagagagagatgctgaagctgcaagaggaggaggagagacagctgAGGAAGAAG AGAATTGAGGAGATAATGAAGAGAACCAGGAAGAGCGATGAGAACCAGGAAGAGATGAAG CAGGAGGAGGGGCAGGTGGAGACTCAACCGGTCTCACCACCAG GGGATATGCAGATGAGCTCAAAGATGAACGTTGAAACGAATGCTCAGGTGAATGTGCATGAAAACCCAAAAGCTGAGTCTCAGGTTAATGGGCAGGCCGCTGCCTGCGTCAACAAGCAGGACAGTGCCCTGGTGAAGGGGCAAGCCACTGATCAGGTGACCCCACTGAAGAATATTCTGGAAAAGGGACAGAACGCTCAACAAGTAAATGGACAGGGTGCAGCCCAGGCTCTCAAGCAAGAGAGTGTCTTAGTGAAGGGAAAGGTCCCTTCCCACGTGATCAAGCAGGAGAATGCACAAGTGAATGTACAGGTGAAGAACCAGGAGGGTACCAAGGTGAGCAGCCAAGCCACTGCTCAGCTCAAAACCGAGGAGAGTACTCAAGTAAACGTGACGTTGACCACACAGACTATCGGACAAGGGGTGCAGACCAACAAACTGTCCCTGGCACTCGTACCACCTCCACTCATCAACCTGGAGCTTCTGGATGTGAAGAGCCGTGGGGCGTATGATGAGGTGCAGTCCATGGAGGTCAG cCCAGTTTCCAAGGAGGAACTTATCTCCATCCCAGAGTTCTCCCCAGTCAATGAGGTCCAGGAAAACGCCATGAGTAATACCCGAGCCCTGGAAGATTTGCTGGACCTGACGGGTCATGTGGCCTACCCCAAACTCTCCCACGTGGACAGCCTAGGAGACTGCAACAAGAACCTGATCGACGGGCTCTGCAGTCCCGGCGCCGATTCCAAGCTCATCCTCCACCCTCATACAAGCACAACATCCAGTTGCCAG
- the LOC109872423 gene encoding MAP7 domain-containing protein 2 isoform X4, producing the protein MAETAVNAASSGALTGLTQPSVAEKRSQSNGHGSPARVALYPGSLAAKHNEVLSPPSVTEKRPQLNGLPSTLLLPGNNTNNHADVEGYLRTDDRMRLAKERREERDKGLAVREQAIREKERRAQLQYERTVEERWRKLEEQRQREEVRRAAVEEKRRQRLEEEKERLEALMKRSLERSLQLEQRPKRWTWGGPGGAQGDCENAPLLASTFPHELAAPLPAASESAPCSPHRSPYRGSPSRVDRRRLQGSPEESPAGSRSTPQTPKKERLRRERRTGSPATGSSVRRAESPAMYTRRSASPATPKLLPKSRTQSPCTVRQYHPSPIRHRPTTPVPDGNKEDGHVEEAKSHNNINDRNVSKPETPVKSMSDIQSPEKSSQADNPEKKLAKTETPEKRFPKTETPGMNLKGEISERKDSMTDTSDKKASKIDTPDKKMPKSTSSELNADKSTEPSPVTTTGKGVAGTTNAEEASRLLAERRRLARVQKELEEKQHVEREEKERLKAEQLRRRKAEERARQEEEKSRQEDLRRKRAEEEKQQREVREKELQVQMDREKEEGEFQAQKDAESQRQEREMLKLQEEEERQLRKKRIEEIMKRTRKSDENQEEMKQEEGQVETQPVSPPGDMQMSSKMNVETNAQVNVHENPKAESQVNGQAAACVNKQDSALVKGQATDQVTPLKNILEKGQNAQQVNGQGAAQALKQESVLVKGKVPSHVIKQENAQVNVQVKNQEGTKVSSQATAQLKTEESTQVNVTLTTQTIGQGVQTNKLSLALVPPPLINLELLDVKSRGAYDEVQSMEVSPVSKEELISIPEFSPVNEVQENAMSNTRALEDLLDLTGHVAYPKLSHVDSLGDCNKNLIDGLCSPGADSKLILHPHTSTTSSCQNPGLASHDGRSRGK; encoded by the exons GATTGACTCAACCATCAGTTGCAGAGAAGAGATCCCAAAGCAACGGCCATGGCTCCCCAGCCCGTGTGGCACTCTATCCAGGGAGCCTAGCTGCGAAACACA ATGAGGTGCTGAGCCCACCCTCGGTCACAGAGAAGAGGCCCCAGCTCAATGGGCTCCCCTCCACTTTACTTCTGCCAGGCAACAACACTAACAATCATGCAG ACGTGGAAGGGTATCTGAGGACAGATGACCGGATGCGTTTAGCCAAAGAGAGACGTGAGGAGAGAGATAAAGGTCTAG CTGTGCGAGAGCAGGCAATCAGGGAGAAAGAGCGGCGGGCTCAGCTGCAGTATGAGCGTACGGTGGAGGAACGCTGGAGGAAGCTggaggagcagagacagagagaggaggtccGCAGAGCTGCTgtggaggaaaagaggaggcagaggctagaggaggagaag GAGCGGCTGGAGGCTCTGATGAAACGCTCCCTGGAACGCAGCCTGCAGCTGGAGCAGAGGCCCAAACGCTGGACATGGGGCGGACCTGGAGGAGCACAGG GTGACTGTGAGAATGCCCCTCTCCTTGCCTCCACCTTTCCCCATGAACTCGCCGCCCCCCTTCCTGCTGCCAGCGAATCCG CTCCCTGCAGCCCCCACAGGTCACCCTATCGGGGCTCGCCAAGCCGGGTTGATCGACGGAGGctccagggctctccagaggagtCACCAGCAGGATCTCGCTCAACCCCTCAAACCCCCAAG AAAGAGAGGTTacgcagagagagaaggactggCTCCCCAGCGACAGGCTCCTCTGTGAGAAGAGCAGAATCCCCAGCCATGTACACCAGACGCTCAGCCTCCCCCGCCACCCCCAA GTTGCTGCCTAAGAGCCGTACTCAGTCTCCCTGCACTGTGCGCCAGTACCACCCCTCTCCCATCAGGCACAGACCCACCACCCCGGTTCCCGACGGCAACAAGGAGGATGGACATGTTGAAGAAGCCAAAAGTCACAACAACATCAATGACAGAAATGTCTCCAAGCCAGAAACCCCTGTGAAAAGTATGTCTGATATCCAGAGCCCTGAGAAGTCTTCCCAAGCAGACAACCCTGAAAAAAAACTGGCCAAAACTGAGACCCCAGAAAAGAGATTCCCCAAAACTGAGACCCCCGGTATGAACTTAAAAGGTGAGATTTCTGAAAGAAAGGACTCTATGACTGACACATCTGATAAGAAAGCCTCCAAAATAGACACCCCAGATAAGAAGATGCCAAAGTCCACCAGCAGTGAACTGAATGCAGATAAGAGCACAG AGCCATCGCCAGTGACAACAACAGGGAAAGGAGTTGCCGGGACGACAAACGCAGAGGAAGCATCCAGACTGCTAGCAGAGCGTAGGCGTCTGGCCAGGGTGCAGAAGGAGTTGGAGGAGAAACAACATGTTGAGCGGGAGGAGAAGGAACG TCTGAAGGCGGAGCAGCTGAGGAGGAGAAAGGCAGAGGAGCGGGCacgacaggaggaggagaagagcagaCAGGAGGACCTCCGCAGGAAGAGAGCGGAAGAGGAGAAGCAGCAAAGGGAGGTCCGGGAGAAGGAGCTACAGGTCCAGATGGacagagag AAGGAAGAGGGCGAGTTTCAGGCTCAGAAGGATGCAGAGAGTCAGcgtcaggagagagagatgctgaagctgcaagaggaggaggagagacagctgAGGAAGAAG AGAATTGAGGAGATAATGAAGAGAACCAGGAAGAGCGATGAGAACCAGGAAGAGATGAAG CAGGAGGAGGGGCAGGTGGAGACTCAACCGGTCTCACCACCAG GGGATATGCAGATGAGCTCAAAGATGAACGTTGAAACGAATGCTCAGGTGAATGTGCATGAAAACCCAAAAGCTGAGTCTCAGGTTAATGGGCAGGCCGCTGCCTGCGTCAACAAGCAGGACAGTGCCCTGGTGAAGGGGCAAGCCACTGATCAGGTGACCCCACTGAAGAATATTCTGGAAAAGGGACAGAACGCTCAACAAGTAAATGGACAGGGTGCAGCCCAGGCTCTCAAGCAAGAGAGTGTCTTAGTGAAGGGAAAGGTCCCTTCCCACGTGATCAAGCAGGAGAATGCACAAGTGAATGTACAGGTGAAGAACCAGGAGGGTACCAAGGTGAGCAGCCAAGCCACTGCTCAGCTCAAAACCGAGGAGAGTACTCAAGTAAACGTGACGTTGACCACACAGACTATCGGACAAGGGGTGCAGACCAACAAACTGTCCCTGGCACTCGTACCACCTCCACTCATCAACCTGGAGCTTCTGGATGTGAAGAGCCGTGGGGCGTATGATGAGGTGCAGTCCATGGAGGTCAG cCCAGTTTCCAAGGAGGAACTTATCTCCATCCCAGAGTTCTCCCCAGTCAATGAGGTCCAGGAAAACGCCATGAGTAATACCCGAGCCCTGGAAGATTTGCTGGACCTGACGGGTCATGTGGCCTACCCCAAACTCTCCCACGTGGACAGCCTAGGAGACTGCAACAAGAACCTGATCGACGGGCTCTGCAGTCCCGGCGCCGATTCCAAGCTCATCCTCCACCCTCATACAAGCACAACATCCAGTTGCCAG
- the LOC109872423 gene encoding MAP7 domain-containing protein 2 isoform X1, with the protein MAETAVNAASSGALTGLTQPSVAEKRSQSNGHGSPARVALYPGSLAAKHNEVLSPPSVTEKRPQLNGLPSTLLLPGNNTNNHAGKQYVEGYLRTDDRMRLAKERREERDKGLAVREQAIREKERRAQLQYERTVEERWRKLEEQRQREEVRRAAVEEKRRQRLEEEKERLEALMKRSLERSLQLEQRPKRWTWGGPGGAQGDCENAPLLASTFPHELAAPLPAASESVQRCHLNSVENLMVHRLLTHTHSSMARCHSAADLHLPCHRCTAPCSPHRSPYRGSPSRVDRRRLQGSPEESPAGSRSTPQTPKKERLRRERRTGSPATGSSVRRAESPAMYTRRSASPATPKLLPKSRTQSPCTVRQYHPSPIRHRPTTPVPDGNKEDGHVEEAKSHNNINDRNVSKPETPVKSMSDIQSPEKSSQADNPEKKLAKTETPEKRFPKTETPGMNLKGEISERKDSMTDTSDKKASKIDTPDKKMPKSTSSELNADKSTEPSPVTTTGKGVAGTTNAEEASRLLAERRRLARVQKELEEKQHVEREEKERLKAEQLRRRKAEERARQEEEKSRQEDLRRKRAEEEKQQREVREKELQVQMDREKEEGEFQAQKDAESQRQEREMLKLQEEEERQLRKKRIEEIMKRTRKSDENQEEMKQEEGQVETQPVSPPGDMQMSSKMNVETNAQVNVHENPKAESQVNGQAAACVNKQDSALVKGQATDQVTPLKNILEKGQNAQQVNGQGAAQALKQESVLVKGKVPSHVIKQENAQVNVQVKNQEGTKVSSQATAQLKTEESTQVNVTLTTQTIGQGVQTNKLSLALVPPPLINLELLDVKSRGAYDEVQSMEVSPVSKEELISIPEFSPVNEVQENAMSNTRALEDLLDLTGHVAYPKLSHVDSLGDCNKNLIDGLCSPGADSKLILHPHTSTTSSCQNPGLASHDGRSRGK; encoded by the exons GATTGACTCAACCATCAGTTGCAGAGAAGAGATCCCAAAGCAACGGCCATGGCTCCCCAGCCCGTGTGGCACTCTATCCAGGGAGCCTAGCTGCGAAACACA ATGAGGTGCTGAGCCCACCCTCGGTCACAGAGAAGAGGCCCCAGCTCAATGGGCTCCCCTCCACTTTACTTCTGCCAGGCAACAACACTAACAATCATGCAGGTAAACAGT ACGTGGAAGGGTATCTGAGGACAGATGACCGGATGCGTTTAGCCAAAGAGAGACGTGAGGAGAGAGATAAAGGTCTAG CTGTGCGAGAGCAGGCAATCAGGGAGAAAGAGCGGCGGGCTCAGCTGCAGTATGAGCGTACGGTGGAGGAACGCTGGAGGAAGCTggaggagcagagacagagagaggaggtccGCAGAGCTGCTgtggaggaaaagaggaggcagaggctagaggaggagaag GAGCGGCTGGAGGCTCTGATGAAACGCTCCCTGGAACGCAGCCTGCAGCTGGAGCAGAGGCCCAAACGCTGGACATGGGGCGGACCTGGAGGAGCACAGG GTGACTGTGAGAATGCCCCTCTCCTTGCCTCCACCTTTCCCCATGAACTCGCCGCCCCCCTTCCTGCTGCCAGCGAATCCG TCCAGCGCTGTCACCTGAACTCTGTGGAGAACCTGATGGTCCACCGCCTCCTTACCCACACTCACTCCTCTATGGCCAGGTGCCACAGTGCAGCAGACCTCCATCTGCCCTGCCACCGATGCACAG CTCCCTGCAGCCCCCACAGGTCACCCTATCGGGGCTCGCCAAGCCGGGTTGATCGACGGAGGctccagggctctccagaggagtCACCAGCAGGATCTCGCTCAACCCCTCAAACCCCCAAG AAAGAGAGGTTacgcagagagagaaggactggCTCCCCAGCGACAGGCTCCTCTGTGAGAAGAGCAGAATCCCCAGCCATGTACACCAGACGCTCAGCCTCCCCCGCCACCCCCAA GTTGCTGCCTAAGAGCCGTACTCAGTCTCCCTGCACTGTGCGCCAGTACCACCCCTCTCCCATCAGGCACAGACCCACCACCCCGGTTCCCGACGGCAACAAGGAGGATGGACATGTTGAAGAAGCCAAAAGTCACAACAACATCAATGACAGAAATGTCTCCAAGCCAGAAACCCCTGTGAAAAGTATGTCTGATATCCAGAGCCCTGAGAAGTCTTCCCAAGCAGACAACCCTGAAAAAAAACTGGCCAAAACTGAGACCCCAGAAAAGAGATTCCCCAAAACTGAGACCCCCGGTATGAACTTAAAAGGTGAGATTTCTGAAAGAAAGGACTCTATGACTGACACATCTGATAAGAAAGCCTCCAAAATAGACACCCCAGATAAGAAGATGCCAAAGTCCACCAGCAGTGAACTGAATGCAGATAAGAGCACAG AGCCATCGCCAGTGACAACAACAGGGAAAGGAGTTGCCGGGACGACAAACGCAGAGGAAGCATCCAGACTGCTAGCAGAGCGTAGGCGTCTGGCCAGGGTGCAGAAGGAGTTGGAGGAGAAACAACATGTTGAGCGGGAGGAGAAGGAACG TCTGAAGGCGGAGCAGCTGAGGAGGAGAAAGGCAGAGGAGCGGGCacgacaggaggaggagaagagcagaCAGGAGGACCTCCGCAGGAAGAGAGCGGAAGAGGAGAAGCAGCAAAGGGAGGTCCGGGAGAAGGAGCTACAGGTCCAGATGGacagagag AAGGAAGAGGGCGAGTTTCAGGCTCAGAAGGATGCAGAGAGTCAGcgtcaggagagagagatgctgaagctgcaagaggaggaggagagacagctgAGGAAGAAG AGAATTGAGGAGATAATGAAGAGAACCAGGAAGAGCGATGAGAACCAGGAAGAGATGAAG CAGGAGGAGGGGCAGGTGGAGACTCAACCGGTCTCACCACCAG GGGATATGCAGATGAGCTCAAAGATGAACGTTGAAACGAATGCTCAGGTGAATGTGCATGAAAACCCAAAAGCTGAGTCTCAGGTTAATGGGCAGGCCGCTGCCTGCGTCAACAAGCAGGACAGTGCCCTGGTGAAGGGGCAAGCCACTGATCAGGTGACCCCACTGAAGAATATTCTGGAAAAGGGACAGAACGCTCAACAAGTAAATGGACAGGGTGCAGCCCAGGCTCTCAAGCAAGAGAGTGTCTTAGTGAAGGGAAAGGTCCCTTCCCACGTGATCAAGCAGGAGAATGCACAAGTGAATGTACAGGTGAAGAACCAGGAGGGTACCAAGGTGAGCAGCCAAGCCACTGCTCAGCTCAAAACCGAGGAGAGTACTCAAGTAAACGTGACGTTGACCACACAGACTATCGGACAAGGGGTGCAGACCAACAAACTGTCCCTGGCACTCGTACCACCTCCACTCATCAACCTGGAGCTTCTGGATGTGAAGAGCCGTGGGGCGTATGATGAGGTGCAGTCCATGGAGGTCAG cCCAGTTTCCAAGGAGGAACTTATCTCCATCCCAGAGTTCTCCCCAGTCAATGAGGTCCAGGAAAACGCCATGAGTAATACCCGAGCCCTGGAAGATTTGCTGGACCTGACGGGTCATGTGGCCTACCCCAAACTCTCCCACGTGGACAGCCTAGGAGACTGCAACAAGAACCTGATCGACGGGCTCTGCAGTCCCGGCGCCGATTCCAAGCTCATCCTCCACCCTCATACAAGCACAACATCCAGTTGCCAG
- the LOC109872423 gene encoding MAP7 domain-containing protein 2 isoform X2 codes for MAETAVNAASSGALTGLTQPSVAEKRSQSNGHGSPARVALYPGSLAAKHNEVLSPPSVTEKRPQLNGLPSTLLLPGNNTNNHADVEGYLRTDDRMRLAKERREERDKGLAVREQAIREKERRAQLQYERTVEERWRKLEEQRQREEVRRAAVEEKRRQRLEEEKERLEALMKRSLERSLQLEQRPKRWTWGGPGGAQGDCENAPLLASTFPHELAAPLPAASESVQRCHLNSVENLMVHRLLTHTHSSMARCHSAADLHLPCHRCTAPCSPHRSPYRGSPSRVDRRRLQGSPEESPAGSRSTPQTPKKERLRRERRTGSPATGSSVRRAESPAMYTRRSASPATPKLLPKSRTQSPCTVRQYHPSPIRHRPTTPVPDGNKEDGHVEEAKSHNNINDRNVSKPETPVKSMSDIQSPEKSSQADNPEKKLAKTETPEKRFPKTETPGMNLKGEISERKDSMTDTSDKKASKIDTPDKKMPKSTSSELNADKSTEPSPVTTTGKGVAGTTNAEEASRLLAERRRLARVQKELEEKQHVEREEKERLKAEQLRRRKAEERARQEEEKSRQEDLRRKRAEEEKQQREVREKELQVQMDREKEEGEFQAQKDAESQRQEREMLKLQEEEERQLRKKRIEEIMKRTRKSDENQEEMKQEEGQVETQPVSPPGDMQMSSKMNVETNAQVNVHENPKAESQVNGQAAACVNKQDSALVKGQATDQVTPLKNILEKGQNAQQVNGQGAAQALKQESVLVKGKVPSHVIKQENAQVNVQVKNQEGTKVSSQATAQLKTEESTQVNVTLTTQTIGQGVQTNKLSLALVPPPLINLELLDVKSRGAYDEVQSMEVSPVSKEELISIPEFSPVNEVQENAMSNTRALEDLLDLTGHVAYPKLSHVDSLGDCNKNLIDGLCSPGADSKLILHPHTSTTSSCQNPGLASHDGRSRGK; via the exons GATTGACTCAACCATCAGTTGCAGAGAAGAGATCCCAAAGCAACGGCCATGGCTCCCCAGCCCGTGTGGCACTCTATCCAGGGAGCCTAGCTGCGAAACACA ATGAGGTGCTGAGCCCACCCTCGGTCACAGAGAAGAGGCCCCAGCTCAATGGGCTCCCCTCCACTTTACTTCTGCCAGGCAACAACACTAACAATCATGCAG ACGTGGAAGGGTATCTGAGGACAGATGACCGGATGCGTTTAGCCAAAGAGAGACGTGAGGAGAGAGATAAAGGTCTAG CTGTGCGAGAGCAGGCAATCAGGGAGAAAGAGCGGCGGGCTCAGCTGCAGTATGAGCGTACGGTGGAGGAACGCTGGAGGAAGCTggaggagcagagacagagagaggaggtccGCAGAGCTGCTgtggaggaaaagaggaggcagaggctagaggaggagaag GAGCGGCTGGAGGCTCTGATGAAACGCTCCCTGGAACGCAGCCTGCAGCTGGAGCAGAGGCCCAAACGCTGGACATGGGGCGGACCTGGAGGAGCACAGG GTGACTGTGAGAATGCCCCTCTCCTTGCCTCCACCTTTCCCCATGAACTCGCCGCCCCCCTTCCTGCTGCCAGCGAATCCG TCCAGCGCTGTCACCTGAACTCTGTGGAGAACCTGATGGTCCACCGCCTCCTTACCCACACTCACTCCTCTATGGCCAGGTGCCACAGTGCAGCAGACCTCCATCTGCCCTGCCACCGATGCACAG CTCCCTGCAGCCCCCACAGGTCACCCTATCGGGGCTCGCCAAGCCGGGTTGATCGACGGAGGctccagggctctccagaggagtCACCAGCAGGATCTCGCTCAACCCCTCAAACCCCCAAG AAAGAGAGGTTacgcagagagagaaggactggCTCCCCAGCGACAGGCTCCTCTGTGAGAAGAGCAGAATCCCCAGCCATGTACACCAGACGCTCAGCCTCCCCCGCCACCCCCAA GTTGCTGCCTAAGAGCCGTACTCAGTCTCCCTGCACTGTGCGCCAGTACCACCCCTCTCCCATCAGGCACAGACCCACCACCCCGGTTCCCGACGGCAACAAGGAGGATGGACATGTTGAAGAAGCCAAAAGTCACAACAACATCAATGACAGAAATGTCTCCAAGCCAGAAACCCCTGTGAAAAGTATGTCTGATATCCAGAGCCCTGAGAAGTCTTCCCAAGCAGACAACCCTGAAAAAAAACTGGCCAAAACTGAGACCCCAGAAAAGAGATTCCCCAAAACTGAGACCCCCGGTATGAACTTAAAAGGTGAGATTTCTGAAAGAAAGGACTCTATGACTGACACATCTGATAAGAAAGCCTCCAAAATAGACACCCCAGATAAGAAGATGCCAAAGTCCACCAGCAGTGAACTGAATGCAGATAAGAGCACAG AGCCATCGCCAGTGACAACAACAGGGAAAGGAGTTGCCGGGACGACAAACGCAGAGGAAGCATCCAGACTGCTAGCAGAGCGTAGGCGTCTGGCCAGGGTGCAGAAGGAGTTGGAGGAGAAACAACATGTTGAGCGGGAGGAGAAGGAACG TCTGAAGGCGGAGCAGCTGAGGAGGAGAAAGGCAGAGGAGCGGGCacgacaggaggaggagaagagcagaCAGGAGGACCTCCGCAGGAAGAGAGCGGAAGAGGAGAAGCAGCAAAGGGAGGTCCGGGAGAAGGAGCTACAGGTCCAGATGGacagagag AAGGAAGAGGGCGAGTTTCAGGCTCAGAAGGATGCAGAGAGTCAGcgtcaggagagagagatgctgaagctgcaagaggaggaggagagacagctgAGGAAGAAG AGAATTGAGGAGATAATGAAGAGAACCAGGAAGAGCGATGAGAACCAGGAAGAGATGAAG CAGGAGGAGGGGCAGGTGGAGACTCAACCGGTCTCACCACCAG GGGATATGCAGATGAGCTCAAAGATGAACGTTGAAACGAATGCTCAGGTGAATGTGCATGAAAACCCAAAAGCTGAGTCTCAGGTTAATGGGCAGGCCGCTGCCTGCGTCAACAAGCAGGACAGTGCCCTGGTGAAGGGGCAAGCCACTGATCAGGTGACCCCACTGAAGAATATTCTGGAAAAGGGACAGAACGCTCAACAAGTAAATGGACAGGGTGCAGCCCAGGCTCTCAAGCAAGAGAGTGTCTTAGTGAAGGGAAAGGTCCCTTCCCACGTGATCAAGCAGGAGAATGCACAAGTGAATGTACAGGTGAAGAACCAGGAGGGTACCAAGGTGAGCAGCCAAGCCACTGCTCAGCTCAAAACCGAGGAGAGTACTCAAGTAAACGTGACGTTGACCACACAGACTATCGGACAAGGGGTGCAGACCAACAAACTGTCCCTGGCACTCGTACCACCTCCACTCATCAACCTGGAGCTTCTGGATGTGAAGAGCCGTGGGGCGTATGATGAGGTGCAGTCCATGGAGGTCAG cCCAGTTTCCAAGGAGGAACTTATCTCCATCCCAGAGTTCTCCCCAGTCAATGAGGTCCAGGAAAACGCCATGAGTAATACCCGAGCCCTGGAAGATTTGCTGGACCTGACGGGTCATGTGGCCTACCCCAAACTCTCCCACGTGGACAGCCTAGGAGACTGCAACAAGAACCTGATCGACGGGCTCTGCAGTCCCGGCGCCGATTCCAAGCTCATCCTCCACCCTCATACAAGCACAACATCCAGTTGCCAG